One stretch of Caldinitratiruptor microaerophilus DNA includes these proteins:
- a CDS encoding arginase family protein: MSRALRPPSPAGEPAPAGPGALQPAVPRADLPYVGIATFARAPHVAPDLLRPGDAHFAVFGVPFDGAVGYRPGQRLAPRAIRDLSTRYALPWGPDNPGYWDIQDGRWYLAGCRLVDVGDADPLYTDLEHLDRSVAAVIAAVLAAGAVPVVLGGDHSVTYPVLRALTPIFESGGVWAGRRLHVVQIDAHLDFTDTVAGYARSNSSPFRRAAELPFVGTITVVGVRGIRTNPEAYAAAVGRGNRIVTMREVRRSGIEAALGHLPRGEPLYVSLDVDGLDPSVAPGTSSPEPGGLTYEEVRAVLQAVTEAGPLAGLDVVEVNPYLDPGGVTSLLAARLAVEAMALAYGTGHSQEPEAR, encoded by the coding sequence ATGAGCCGTGCGCTCCGGCCCCCTTCCCCGGCCGGCGAGCCGGCTCCGGCTGGCCCCGGCGCTCTCCAGCCGGCCGTCCCCCGCGCCGACCTTCCCTACGTCGGCATCGCGACCTTCGCCCGGGCCCCGCACGTCGCCCCGGACCTTCTCAGGCCCGGCGACGCCCACTTCGCCGTCTTCGGCGTGCCGTTCGACGGCGCGGTCGGATACCGCCCGGGCCAGCGCCTGGCCCCCCGGGCGATCCGGGACCTCTCCACCCGCTACGCCCTGCCCTGGGGCCCCGATAACCCCGGCTACTGGGACATCCAGGACGGACGCTGGTACCTGGCCGGTTGCCGGCTGGTCGACGTTGGTGACGCCGACCCCCTCTACACCGACCTCGAGCACCTCGACCGCAGCGTGGCGGCCGTCATCGCCGCGGTCCTGGCGGCCGGCGCGGTGCCCGTGGTGCTCGGCGGCGACCACTCCGTGACGTACCCGGTCCTGCGCGCGCTCACCCCGATCTTCGAGTCCGGCGGCGTCTGGGCGGGCCGCAGGCTCCACGTGGTGCAGATCGATGCCCACCTGGACTTCACCGACACCGTGGCCGGTTACGCCCGCTCCAACTCGAGCCCCTTCCGCCGGGCGGCCGAGCTTCCGTTCGTCGGCACCATCACGGTCGTGGGCGTGCGCGGGATCCGGACGAACCCGGAGGCGTACGCGGCGGCGGTGGGCCGGGGAAACCGGATCGTCACCATGCGGGAGGTGCGCCGGTCAGGGATCGAGGCCGCGCTGGGTCACCTCCCCCGCGGTGAGCCCCTCTACGTGAGCCTCGACGTCGACGGCCTGGACCCGTCCGTCGCGCCCGGCACGTCGAGCCCGGAGCCGGGCGGCCTCACGTACGAGGAGGTGCGGGCGGTGCTGCAGGCGGTCACGGAGGCCGGACCCCTCGCAGGCCTCGACGTCGTGGAGGTCAATCCGTACCTCGACCCCGGAGGCGTGACCTCGCTCCTGGCCGCCCGGCTCGCCGTGGAGGCGATGGCCCTCGCGTACGGAACCGGTCACTCGCAGGAACCGGAGGCCCGGTAG